In the genome of Dermacentor silvarum isolate Dsil-2018 chromosome 1, BIME_Dsil_1.4, whole genome shotgun sequence, one region contains:
- the LOC119437775 gene encoding pyruvate dehydrogenase [acetyl-transferring]-phosphatase 2, mitochondrial-like: MATTLTGLRHLALPRLRRIAPAFCLTVKHQSRSRSDLFGAPRLGPPEVSKILRSNETSREVQARSLRSFDTNQLASNSPMEDRLVIARCLLTTGHLFGVFDGHGGPGFAQLVSQRLFDYIALSILPHSLLKEYIEQNNRTHLVQVMHCIDSLTDEQNHAHFDSLHAFAHKLLSSVGRPFSMQDALHQAFLQLDADISCEVTEQKWQDSLRYALMGACACVVHVDGLHLHVASAGDCRAVLGSLTEDSSWRAKPLSLEHNTDNIAELRRVLSEHPESEHNTVVRQDRLLGQLAPLRALGDYNYKWPVSQVTELLVPLAGPHALPHNYCTPPYLTGAPEVTHHHLGPHDKFLVLASDGLWEQLQPHRVAKLVGQHMSGRQTLDRLRLPQPNMRLIQVAHILAARQKDLAQKPTDANAATHLIRNALGRTEYGIEHSKLAAMLALPQEVVRSFRDDISIVVIYFDSDFLRLSPAG; encoded by the exons ATGGCAACGACCTTGACTGGACTTCGGCATCTAGCGCTTCCAAGGCTTCGAAGAATTGCACCTGCTTTCTGCCTGACCGTTAAGCATCAGTCACGCTCACGGAGCGACCTCTTTGGAGCGCCGAGACTAGGGCCTCCGGAG GTATCAAAGATCCTCCGAAGCAATGAAACGTCAAGAGAAGTACAAGCCCGGTCTCTGCGGTCCTTCGATACAAATCAGCTTGCCTCCAACAGCCCCATGGAGGACCGCCTTGTTATTGCTCGCTGCCTGCTCACTACGGGACATTTATTCGGCGTGTTCGACGGACACGGCGGACCTGGTTTTGCACAACTTGTGAGCCAACGCCTGTTTGACTACATAGCACTCTCTATTCTTCCCCACTCTCTACTTAAGGAATACATAGAACAAAATAATAGGACACATCTTGTTCAAGTTATGCACTGTATAGACTCTTTAACAGACGAGCAAAATCACGCACACTTTGACAGCCTCCATGCCTTTGCTCATAAACTGCTTTCAAGTGTTGGAAGGCCATTTTCAATGCAAGATGCCCTGCACCAAGCTTTCTTGCAACTGGATGCTGACATTTCATGTGAAGTAACTGAGCAAAAGTGGCAAGACTCCTTGCGGTATGCTCTGATGGGAGCCTGCGCCTGCGTCGTGCATGTGGATGGGCTGCATTTGCATGTGGCCTCGGCAGGCGACTGCAGGGCAGTACTGGGAAGCCTCACTGAAGACTCCAGCTGGCGAGCAAAGCCCCTCAGTCTGGAGCACAACACAGACAACATAGCAGAGCTTCGCCGTGTGTTGAGCGAGCATCCAGAGTCTGAACACAACACAGTGGTGCGGCAGGACCGGTTGCTGGGCCAACTGGCACCACTACGGGCTCTGGGAGACTACAACTATAAGTGGCCTGTCAGCCAGGTGACCGAGCTTCTGGTACCATTGGCTGGACCTCATGCCCTGCCACATAACTACTGTACACCTCCTTACCTGACTGGTGCACCTGAAGTGACCCACCACCATCTAGGCCCTCATGACAAATTTTTGGTGCTGGCCTCTGATGGCCTTTGGGAGCAGCTGCAACCGCACCGTGTAGCAAAGCTTGTAGGCCAGCACATGAGTGGCCGGCAAACATTGGACCGACTGCGCCTGCCCCAGCCCAACATGCGCCTCATCCAGGTGGCACACATTCTTGCTGCTCGCCAGAAAGACTTGGCCCAGAAGCCTACAGATGCCAATGCAGCAACTCACCTCATCCGTAATGCACTGGGGCGCACTGAATATGGCATTGAGCACAGCAAGCTGGCTGCCATGCTGGCACTGCCACAAGAAGTGGTGCGCAGCTTTCGTGATGACATTTCTATTGTTGTCATCTACTTTGACTCCGACTTCCTTCGGCTTTCACCTGCCGGCTAA
- the LOC119449327 gene encoding protein maelstrom homolog codes for MTSDFKERGKGALHNKFTSDGRSIANVLQEESEKIQPLLHISGIHRYVDDIGTVDDIKRWPFYILSFNILCEANGIYYPLEIGLVEYSIEEGLIRAFHKFVDPGLIPLGFASAAKNHSEATHGVPITGFEEGTTDYRSVVRDLMAYLWLPIDDANLPPLFCMQDQIPQAIGCLRWLGRTWEETLLLLRLRMAAAGQQQAHRLGLAASPA; via the exons ATGACAAGCGACTTCAAGGAGCGCGGAAAAGGAGCTTTACATAACAAGTTCACTTCAGATGGCCGCAGCATCGCC AATGTCTTGCAAGAGGAAAGCGAAAAAATTCAACCGCTCCTACACATAAGTGGTATTCATCGATATGTTGACGATATTGGCACGGTCGACG ACATTAAAAGATGGCCATTCTACATCTTGTCCTTCAATATACTCTGTGAGGCAAATGGGATCTACTACCCGCTAGAAATTGGACTCGTAGAGTACTCAATTGAGGAAGGTCTCATACGAGCCTTCCACAAATTCGTCGACCCAG GTCTAATACCTCTTGGCTTTGCAAGTGCTGCAAAAAACCACA GCGAAGCCACGCATGGTGTCCCCATCACGGGCTTTGAAGAAGGCACAACCGACTACAGGAGCGTTGTCCGTGACCTGATGGCATACCTTTGGCTCCCGATTGATGATGCGAACCTTCCACCGCTCTTCTGCATGCAAGACCAAATACCACAGGCCATTGGCTGCCTGCGGTGGCTCGGAAGAACTTGGGA GGAGACCTTGCTCCTGCTCCGGCTGAGgatggctgctgctggacagcagCAGGCGCACCGGCTCGGACTCGCAGCCTCGCCTGCCTGA
- the LOC125939625 gene encoding mucin-19-like has product MGDPSSLPELAPKMGDDILQGVAELRPGTPQARSRALNLLLKEASRMFPSPQASQEGTPKRLSPTFLKGAALRTRSARRIPRRHLKMTELQSPAERDDTTSSSSPSSSRTSSSSPADGVDSAASSTTSRPSSPSDGSSTCSPAASPLGLGGETREEDEPPSTTEGDPGTSEQPQPRDSHTPSPSSAPRGEAAADGTAGHEAAELGRSPATPLDGEHTMAAESLPRAAGDEGAGGCHGVPAPDNESSTPRSPAASSSSRIAGADGARDPNGAAGQQQRGFSAFLPPIPEVAEPEESRPPCAIVTGASPAAAPASGTTAHAPTSPSHLRPVADDGANGGPSPLAPSQRLSASSPPRAAKQKKKKKKGKNINNSRARSGASAAGHDGVPPGSLPKGSAGGNQTHLLGPRPKPSAPSRVPATVSPTPEDPASCQTVLYRPTSRKAHFLATSRDAIAAFLSGVPGAHRVRANIRRNVVAVDALAGADLTALLAVRVISDVHVRAKALALNTCCGTLFAVDPAFDESTIIEGLESSAPVLSAPRNGDDAVLRFAGSMVPAAVHLFRQRRVVYPRLPRPLQCGRCGLFGHATVTCHRDERCLRCAGRHPAGACTAERARCLHCGGPHAASEPSCPNWQLERRVACILDSTQPRITRRQALTIARNAAPPPAPPSQRRPTESRVPERRPSAPVQPGRSFRDALTGDTGAPTTANNSGPAQPPSTTTQDARGLVATTTTTTNNSAPARPPSTPTQDTRALVATALASALRAALHSVPADSPVRHMCVAALAMHDALAHHG; this is encoded by the coding sequence ATGGGTGACCCTTCATCGTTGCCTGAACTCGCCCCGAAGATGGGCGACGACATCTTACAGGGTGTAGCCGAGTTACGGCCCGGCACCCCTCAGGCACGCTCACGCGCCCTGAACCTCCTACTGAAGGAGGCGAGCCGCATGTTCCCGTCGCCCCAGGCCAGCCAAGAAGGGACACCTAAGCGGCTCTCGCCCACCTTCCTCAAAGGAGCCGCACTGAGAACCCGCAGTGCCCGCAGGATCCCGCGGCGGCACCTCAAAATGACCGAGCTGCAAAGCCCGGCCGAACGGGACGACACCACCTCTTCGTCGTCCCCATCAAGCAGCCGCACGAGCTCCTCGTCGCCAGCTGACGGCGTCGACTCCGCCGCATCATCGACGACCAGCAGGCCGTCGTCTCCCTCCGACGGCTCCTCTACCTGCTCGCCGGCAGCCTCCCCCCTGGGCCTCGGAGGCGAAACAAGGGAAGAAGACGAGCCGCCGTCTACCACCGAGGGGGACCCTGGAACGTCTGAGCAACCCCAACCCCGCGACAGCCACACGCCGTCGCCTTCCTCAGCCCCACGTGGGGAGGCGGCGGCGGACGGCACTGCGGGACACGAAGCCGCGGAGCTCGGACGTTCCCCCGCCACCCCACTCGATGGCGAGCACACGATGGCCGCCGAGTCACTCCCGCGGGCGGCCGGGgatgaaggcgcgggcgggtgtCATGGCGTACCTGCCCCCGACAACGAGAGCAGCACCCCCCGATCGCCGGCTGCCTCGTCCTCCTCGCGGATCGCCGGGGCGGACGGCGCTAGGGACCCTAACGGCGCCGCAGGGCAGCAACAGCGCGGCTTCTCTGCATTCCTGCCACCCATCCCCGAGGTCGCTGAACCAGAGGAGAGCCGACCCCCGTGCGCCATCGTGACGGGCGCCAGCCCAGCGGCTGCGCCGGCTTCTGGCACCACGGCGCATGCGCCGACAAGCCCCTCCCACCTGcggcctgtagcagacgacggagCAAACGGGGGCCCCTCTCCGCTCGCTCCCTCGCAGCGGCTCAGCGCGTCATCTCCCCCGCGCGCtgcaaagcagaaaaaaaagaaaaagaaggggaaaaacaTCAACAACAGCCGCGCGCGCTCGGGCGCTTCTGCTGCGGGCCATGACGGCGTGCCCCCGGGGTCGCTGCCGAAAGGCTCTGCCGGAGGCAACCAGACCCATCTACTGGGGCCGCGCCCAAAGCCCTCCGCACCCTCGAGGGTGCCCGCCACCGTGTCTCCCACGCCAGAGGATCCGGCCAGCTGCCAAACGGTCCTGTACAGACCTACGAGCAGGAAGGCGCATTTCCTGGCAACATCGCGCGATGCGATCGCCGCCTTCCTGTCCGGGGTCCCGGGAGCGCACCGGGTGCGAGCCAACATCCGCCGGAACGTGGTGGCCGTCGACGCGCTTGCGGGAGCGGACCTCACGGCCCTGCTGGCTGTCCGGGTGATCAGCGACGTGCACGTGAGGGCGAAAGCCCTGGCCCTCAACACGTGCTGTGGCACGCTTTTCGCCGTGGACCCGGCATTCGACGAGTCCACCATCATCGAGGGCCTGGAGTCATCCGCGCCGGTACTCTCGGCCCCGAGGAACGGCGACGACGCCGTCCTGCGCTTCGCCGGTTCCATGGTGCCTGCGGCGGTTCACCTCTTCCGACAGCGGCGGGTCGTCTATCCACGGCTGCCTCGTCCCCTGCAGTGTGGTCGCTGCGGCCTTTTCGGCCACGCCACCGTGACGTGCCATCGGGATGAGCGCTGCCTGCGGTGTGCCGGGCGGCACCCCGCGGGTGCCTGCACGGCCGAGCGGGCTCGCTGTCTCCACTGCGGCGGCCCACATGCTGCCTCGGAGCCGAGCTGCCCCAACTGGCAGCTCGAACGAAGGGTGGCCTGCATCCTGGACAGCACTCAGCCACGCATCACGCGTCGCCAGGCGCTCACCATCGCCCGGAATGCTGCCCCACCTCCGGCCCCCCCCTCGCAGCGGCGGCCCACCGAATCACGGGTTCCCGAGCGGCGCCCCTCCGCCCCGGTGCAACCTGGTCGCTCGTTCCGGGACGCCCTGACCGGTGACACTGGAGCACCTACGACCGCCAACAACAGCGGCCCGGCGCAGCCCCCCAGCACCACAACGCAGGACGCGCGCGGGCTAGTCGCAACGACCACCACGACCACCAACAACAGTGCTCCGGCGCGGCCCCCCAGCACCCCAACGCAGGACACGCGCGCGCTGGTCGCAACGGCTCTCGCGTCGGCACTTCGTGCGGCCCTTCACTCGGTACCAGCCGACTCGCCGGTGCGTCACATGTGTGTGGCGGCACTGGCAATGCATGACGCCCTGGCTCATCATGGCTAG